The Solibacillus sp. FSL W7-1436 genome window below encodes:
- a CDS encoding alpha/beta fold hydrolase: MLNYTRNGSGEVVVLVHGFLGSTAIFEKIMEPLTKQFDVIAIDLPGHGKSEMPEGEYTVYRYAEDIIDVLVTEKVEKAYWIGHSMGGYITLAAIEKQYTKIEKAVLLYSSDSSDTPEAIDKRTKQQEEIQEHGTGSFVDGIIHNFLAPDADTEDVLFAKEVAYEAKEEGLIAALGAMKSRPNQRDLVDTLPIPILVIEGEQDKAVTPITTSNPNVEKVTTNTGHLGMVEDAQTVAREIIRFLNEK, encoded by the coding sequence ATGTTAAACTACACTCGAAATGGTTCAGGGGAAGTTGTCGTATTAGTACATGGATTTTTAGGGAGTACAGCAATATTCGAAAAAATTATGGAGCCATTAACAAAACAATTTGACGTAATTGCAATCGATTTACCGGGGCATGGTAAAAGTGAAATGCCGGAAGGGGAATATACAGTATATCGCTATGCCGAAGATATAATCGATGTATTAGTAACAGAAAAAGTTGAAAAGGCTTACTGGATCGGGCATTCAATGGGAGGCTATATTACATTGGCCGCAATCGAGAAACAATATACTAAAATCGAAAAGGCTGTCTTATTGTATTCATCCGATTCATCGGACACACCGGAAGCTATCGATAAGAGAACAAAGCAGCAGGAAGAGATTCAGGAACATGGAACGGGTTCGTTTGTCGATGGAATTATTCATAATTTCCTTGCGCCTGATGCTGACACGGAAGATGTGCTGTTTGCAAAAGAAGTTGCCTATGAAGCAAAGGAAGAAGGGCTCATTGCGGCACTCGGTGCGATGAAATCACGTCCAAACCAGCGAGACCTGGTCGATACGTTACCGATCCCGATCCTTGTAATCGAAGGAGAACAGGACAAAGCGGTTACGCCGATTACGACATCCAATCCGAATGTGGAGAAAGTAACAACAAATACAGGACATCTCGGTATGGTGGAAGATGCGCAAACTGTAGCAAGAGAAATCATCCGTTTCCTGAACGAAAAATAA
- a CDS encoding TetR/AcrR family transcriptional regulator translates to MTRKQLIIDSALHLFAEKGIEATSVQQITDHCGISKGAFYLSFKSKDELVFSIIEHFMNNIIREVDQAVSEAHTPSDKLHIYFVQTMKVLSQYAGFADILMKENVSAINKALIERIHYYVELSNKNLEKLLFEVFGDQIEGRQYDLVVIINGMVQSYMQYIFDSCQPFDSGKFADSLVEKTTLLATKSKIALLEHPSQFYKRIENYSSDHIMEDLLSLQQQTTNNLELDSIRLLMEELKSENPRNAIIIGLAANLEKNECFNWITLYLKKQYS, encoded by the coding sequence ATGACAAGAAAACAATTGATCATCGATTCTGCACTTCATTTATTTGCCGAAAAAGGGATTGAAGCCACGTCAGTACAGCAAATCACTGATCATTGCGGGATTTCTAAGGGCGCCTTTTATTTATCGTTCAAATCAAAAGATGAGCTCGTTTTTTCTATTATTGAACATTTTATGAACAATATCATTCGTGAAGTTGACCAAGCAGTCAGTGAAGCACATACACCTTCAGATAAGCTCCATATCTATTTTGTTCAGACGATGAAAGTGTTATCACAATATGCGGGATTTGCGGATATTTTGATGAAGGAAAATGTTTCAGCCATCAATAAAGCATTAATTGAACGGATTCATTATTATGTAGAGCTTTCCAATAAAAATTTGGAGAAGCTGTTATTCGAAGTTTTTGGCGATCAAATCGAAGGAAGACAATATGATTTAGTCGTTATTATCAATGGAATGGTCCAATCGTATATGCAGTATATTTTCGATTCGTGCCAGCCGTTCGATTCGGGGAAATTTGCAGATTCGCTCGTTGAGAAGACGACTTTATTAGCAACAAAAAGCAAAATCGCACTGCTTGAACATCCTTCCCAATTTTACAAACGGATCGAAAATTATTCAAGTGACCATATAATGGAGGATCTGTTATCGCTGCAGCAACAGACTACCAACAATTTAGAACTCGATTCCATCCGGTTATTAATGGAAGAACTGAAAAGCGAAAATCCAAGAAATGCGATCATTATTGGTCTTGCCGCCAATTTAGAGAAGAACGAATGCTTTAATTGGATTACATTATATTTGAAAAAGCAGTACAGTTAA
- a CDS encoding efflux RND transporter permease subunit: MKGLVNFVLKNKLAVWLLTIIIVFSGIYSSTRMKMESIPDISIPFLIVMGVYPGATPEQVMDDLSIPYEKAVESLEDVKAVYSTSSSNVSQVQVEYEYGVDMDEKKRQLEAALDNIELPEGAQEPSIMAISMNMMPVVALSVSSSEEDIVELTSTVEKTILPKLNKIDGVASATVTGQHLEEVAFTYDEEKMAQLGLTEDSVKQMIQASDLAVSLGLYEFEDGEQAVAVDGKFKTEEQLKEMLIPVTPSETNPVPFVKLGEIAEIEKVGKVQSVSRTNGKDAIAIQIVKGQDANTVTVANAVKDLIEEEQEAISGLKIDVSLDQGTPIEDSVFTMVEKAVFGGLIAVLIILLFLRDFKSTIISIISIPVSVFMALLALHWLDITLNIMTLGAITVAIGRVIDDSIVVVENIYRRMHLREEKLQGRALIREATIEMFKPIMSSTLVTIAVFAPLVFVGGMVGELFVPFALTMSFALIASLIVAITIVPALSHTLFRKKIYGEKSESQHKEVGKLAVTYRNFLEKSLNHKWISSIIAIVLLVGSLALTPLIGFSFMGSQEEKVMYLTYTPGTGELMDETLENIEEVEQELLKRKDIDILQLSVNTETSTDAAAMLTGGGAGGGLIYAIFDPDMDDFPKAKKEVEDYIFNVDQSGEWKTQNFAMGMSSNEVSYTLYSEDLDNLNEAVAQVEDVLVDIKGLEEVESNASAPYVENVIKVDQENVLQYGLTTAQILMALQTNTAKEVLTTVESDGADINVVVQREAKSAAADIDELLETPIQTATGQTMTIGDIVELEEGTTLNSLSRQKGEYFATVTAAITDKDISKATTAADEKIADLDLPKGVTTGVGGVAADMAETFTKLGVAMIAAIAIVYFILVVTFGEGLAPFAILFSLPFTVIGSWIGLFATGLTISVSVMMGLLMLIGIVVTNAIVLVDRIIRMEHEGMNMREAILEAGATRLRPILMTAIATIGAMLPMAFGGAGGGLISQDLAVTVIGGLLSSTLLTLIIVPIVYEVLSKMLKKNRKDVKDN, from the coding sequence GTGAAAGGCTTAGTAAATTTCGTATTGAAAAATAAGCTTGCCGTATGGTTACTAACAATCATAATTGTGTTTTCCGGTATTTATTCATCCACACGTATGAAGATGGAATCGATTCCAGATATTTCGATCCCGTTCTTAATCGTTATGGGTGTTTATCCTGGTGCAACACCAGAGCAAGTAATGGATGATCTTTCAATTCCCTATGAAAAGGCAGTTGAAAGTTTAGAAGATGTAAAGGCTGTATATTCAACATCTTCATCAAATGTTTCACAGGTTCAAGTGGAATATGAATATGGCGTGGATATGGATGAAAAGAAACGTCAATTAGAAGCGGCTTTAGATAATATTGAGCTTCCAGAAGGTGCACAAGAGCCTTCAATTATGGCAATCAGCATGAACATGATGCCTGTAGTTGCTTTATCAGTAAGTAGCTCGGAAGAAGATATTGTTGAGCTGACGTCAACAGTAGAGAAAACAATTCTACCAAAACTAAATAAAATTGACGGTGTTGCATCTGCGACAGTTACAGGTCAGCATCTTGAAGAAGTAGCCTTCACATATGATGAAGAAAAGATGGCACAACTCGGTTTAACGGAAGACTCTGTTAAACAGATGATTCAGGCAAGTGACCTTGCAGTCTCGTTAGGATTATACGAGTTTGAAGATGGCGAACAGGCGGTTGCTGTTGACGGCAAGTTCAAAACAGAAGAGCAGCTAAAAGAAATGCTGATTCCTGTTACACCTTCTGAAACAAACCCGGTTCCTTTCGTGAAACTAGGGGAGATCGCTGAAATCGAAAAAGTAGGTAAAGTCCAATCCGTATCTCGTACAAATGGTAAAGATGCGATTGCGATTCAAATCGTAAAAGGTCAGGATGCCAATACGGTTACTGTAGCAAATGCAGTAAAAGACTTAATCGAAGAAGAGCAGGAAGCCATTTCCGGTCTTAAAATCGATGTTTCTCTAGACCAAGGGACACCAATTGAAGATTCTGTCTTTACAATGGTAGAAAAAGCGGTGTTCGGTGGTTTAATCGCAGTATTGATTATCCTATTATTCCTGCGTGACTTTAAATCAACGATCATTTCAATCATTTCAATTCCGGTGTCGGTATTCATGGCATTATTGGCATTGCACTGGTTGGACATTACGCTGAATATTATGACGCTTGGTGCGATTACGGTTGCGATCGGACGGGTAATTGACGACTCGATTGTAGTAGTAGAAAATATTTATCGTCGTATGCATTTAAGAGAAGAAAAATTACAAGGCCGTGCGTTAATTCGTGAAGCAACAATAGAAATGTTTAAGCCAATCATGTCTTCAACATTAGTAACAATTGCGGTATTCGCACCACTTGTATTTGTAGGCGGCATGGTAGGAGAATTATTCGTACCATTCGCATTAACAATGTCATTTGCATTAATCGCTTCATTAATCGTTGCGATTACAATCGTACCAGCACTTTCACACACATTGTTCCGTAAGAAAATTTACGGTGAAAAGTCTGAAAGTCAGCATAAAGAAGTTGGTAAGCTTGCCGTAACATACCGTAATTTCTTGGAGAAATCATTGAACCATAAATGGATTTCATCAATTATTGCAATTGTACTATTAGTCGGCTCACTAGCGTTGACACCATTAATTGGCTTCAGTTTCATGGGTTCTCAAGAAGAGAAAGTTATGTATTTAACATACACACCAGGTACTGGCGAATTGATGGATGAAACACTGGAAAATATTGAAGAAGTGGAACAGGAATTACTGAAACGTAAAGACATCGATATTTTACAATTATCGGTGAACACTGAAACTTCTACTGATGCTGCTGCAATGTTGACTGGCGGCGGTGCAGGCGGCGGTTTAATCTATGCAATTTTCGATCCGGACATGGATGACTTCCCGAAAGCGAAAAAAGAAGTAGAAGACTATATCTTCAACGTAGACCAATCGGGCGAATGGAAAACGCAAAACTTCGCGATGGGCATGTCTTCGAATGAAGTCAGCTACACATTATACAGTGAAGACCTAGATAATTTAAACGAAGCAGTTGCTCAAGTCGAAGATGTTCTAGTGGACATTAAAGGACTTGAGGAAGTTGAATCAAATGCTTCTGCACCATATGTAGAAAATGTAATTAAAGTAGATCAGGAAAATGTATTACAATACGGTCTGACTACTGCCCAAATCTTAATGGCTTTACAAACAAATACAGCAAAAGAAGTGCTGACAACTGTTGAAAGTGACGGCGCTGATATTAATGTAGTTGTACAACGTGAAGCTAAATCTGCAGCAGCGGATATCGATGAATTACTGGAAACACCAATTCAAACGGCAACAGGTCAGACAATGACAATTGGAGACATTGTTGAACTTGAAGAAGGTACGACTTTAAATTCTTTATCACGCCAAAAAGGTGAATACTTTGCGACAGTAACTGCAGCGATTACAGATAAAGACATTTCAAAAGCAACAACTGCAGCAGATGAAAAAATTGCTGATTTAGATTTACCGAAAGGCGTTACAACTGGTGTTGGCGGTGTTGCAGCAGATATGGCTGAAACATTTACTAAACTAGGTGTTGCGATGATTGCAGCAATTGCAATTGTTTACTTCATCTTAGTCGTAACATTCGGTGAAGGTTTGGCACCATTTGCGATTCTATTCTCATTACCGTTTACAGTAATCGGTTCTTGGATTGGATTATTCGCAACCGGCCTTACAATTTCAGTTTCCGTTATGATGGGATTACTGATGCTGATCGGTATTGTAGTCACAAATGCGATCGTACTTGTTGACCGTATTATCCGTATGGAACATGAAGGTATGAACATGCGTGAAGCAATACTGGAAGCCGGCGCAACCCGCTTACGTCCGATTTTAATGACGGCGATTGCAACAATTGGTGCAATGTTGCCAATGGCATTCGGTGGAGCTGGCGGCGGTCTGATTTCTCAGGACTTGGCTGTAACAGTAATTGGTGGTTTATTATCATCAACATTATTAACATTAATCATCGTACCGATTGTATATGAAGTATTATCAAAAATGCTGAAGAAAAATCGTAAAGATGTAAAAGACAATTAA
- a CDS encoding M14 family zinc carboxypeptidase — translation MKKILLFSLIVAAIFSFNSISAEAASDTVSLGKYPVQVVAKKNTELKDEQGKVIKTVIKGDKLLLQAIKGKSGVIKNSSHSTYIPLTDVHYIQLVDGAKTITYDEVAAKLKLVSTMYPSLTKLQEIGKSVEGRPLYSLKVGTGKKEVLLDASFHGREHMTANVLMEMIDTYVKAYVNGTKIEKYDVKKLLSEVSIVFVPMVNPDGVTLAQGGKVKTSMTKLKAMNNNSNNFNRWKANINGVDLNRQFNVNWHLIKKTKPSFKEYKGKAPNTEPEALAIKRLIDRGNHLAYVSYHSSGQIIYWSQTKTKFSRTKTLVKGVSNITGYKLMPVTKKYEPIAASEDYFTKVKDRPAMTVEIAPFTGEASVPLKRWNTVWKQNKTVGLYVANEARNW, via the coding sequence ATGAAGAAAATATTGTTGTTTAGTCTTATTGTTGCAGCGATTTTCAGTTTCAATTCGATTTCTGCCGAAGCCGCTTCAGACACAGTCAGTCTTGGTAAATACCCTGTGCAAGTAGTTGCGAAGAAGAATACGGAACTGAAAGATGAACAGGGTAAGGTCATAAAAACTGTAATCAAAGGAGACAAGCTATTACTGCAGGCGATAAAAGGGAAGTCCGGAGTGATCAAAAATTCTTCCCATTCAACTTATATCCCTTTAACCGATGTTCATTATATCCAGTTAGTCGATGGTGCGAAAACAATTACCTATGACGAAGTGGCAGCAAAGCTAAAGCTTGTTTCAACAATGTATCCGTCACTGACGAAATTGCAGGAAATCGGAAAATCGGTTGAGGGACGGCCATTATATTCACTAAAAGTTGGAACAGGTAAAAAGGAAGTATTACTGGATGCGTCTTTCCACGGAAGGGAACATATGACGGCAAATGTGTTAATGGAAATGATTGATACATATGTTAAGGCATATGTAAACGGAACGAAAATTGAAAAATACGACGTAAAGAAATTATTAAGTGAAGTGAGCATCGTATTTGTGCCAATGGTGAATCCGGATGGAGTAACGCTTGCACAAGGCGGCAAAGTAAAAACATCGATGACAAAACTAAAAGCGATGAACAATAACAGCAACAATTTTAATCGCTGGAAAGCAAACATTAACGGAGTCGATTTGAATCGTCAGTTCAATGTAAACTGGCATTTAATTAAAAAGACAAAGCCTTCATTCAAGGAATATAAAGGAAAAGCGCCAAATACAGAACCGGAAGCGCTCGCAATCAAACGACTGATCGATCGCGGCAATCATTTAGCGTATGTTTCATATCATTCATCCGGACAGATTATTTATTGGAGCCAAACAAAAACAAAATTCAGCCGAACGAAAACGTTGGTAAAAGGGGTATCGAACATTACCGGTTATAAGTTGATGCCTGTAACCAAAAAATATGAACCGATTGCGGCATCTGAAGATTACTTTACAAAAGTAAAAGACCGCCCTGCGATGACGGTTGAAATTGCACCATTTACAGGAGAAGCATCCGTTCCGTTAAAACGCTGGAACACGGTTTGGAAGCAAAATAAAACAGTCGGACTATATGTAGCCAATGAAGCGCGAAATTGGTAA
- a CDS encoding DHA2 family efflux MFS transporter permease subunit, whose amino-acid sequence MVTITHKSIVMIAGCFFSTLNQTLLNVALSDLMTTFSVAPTTIQWLATGFMLVNGILVPITAFLMKRFSTRQLFISAMLFLLAGSVVAACAVNFGMLLTGRMIQAVGAGIILPLMMTVIVYLFPEERRGAIMGRVGFAIIFAPAIAPTLAGFIIDYLSWRWLFISLIPFIVIIIGLAYKYLMNVNEGAKSKIDLISLLYSTFGFGLLLFGFSSAGSRGWDDGVILTTIGAGLIIIFLFCQRQLASQDPLLNLSVFRYKMYSMTTIINVAITIIMYADLILLPMYLQDGRGFSALDAGLLLLPGAIINALLSPVTGKLFDKYGAKPLFIFGLLLTAISMWLVIDLSSTTTYVYILVRTIVLRIGLAFITMPLNTAALNAIPKELASHGSAVNNTIRQLAGAIGTAVIVTVYSLHLTDSSVLANESYASAASSTYFYMFILAIIAFIIVLFVPKHKRKIPTQ is encoded by the coding sequence ATGGTGACCATCACTCATAAAAGTATTGTCATGATCGCTGGCTGTTTCTTCTCCACTTTAAATCAGACGTTACTCAATGTCGCTTTAAGTGATTTAATGACCACCTTCTCAGTTGCGCCTACGACAATCCAATGGCTGGCAACCGGTTTTATGCTCGTGAACGGAATTTTAGTCCCAATAACTGCTTTTTTAATGAAGCGCTTTTCAACACGTCAACTGTTCATTAGTGCAATGCTGTTTTTATTGGCTGGTTCTGTTGTCGCAGCATGTGCGGTGAATTTTGGCATGCTTTTAACGGGGCGTATGATTCAGGCTGTTGGTGCAGGCATTATTTTACCTTTGATGATGACTGTCATCGTCTACTTGTTCCCCGAAGAAAGAAGGGGCGCGATTATGGGTCGGGTAGGATTTGCCATTATATTTGCACCGGCCATCGCTCCGACGCTTGCCGGATTTATTATTGATTATTTATCATGGCGCTGGCTGTTTATCAGTTTAATTCCTTTTATCGTGATTATTATTGGCTTGGCTTATAAATACTTGATGAATGTAAATGAAGGCGCAAAATCAAAAATCGATTTGATCAGCTTGCTTTATTCTACATTCGGCTTTGGTTTGTTATTGTTCGGCTTTAGTAGTGCAGGAAGTCGTGGTTGGGATGATGGGGTTATTTTGACAACGATTGGTGCCGGATTGATCATTATCTTTCTGTTTTGCCAACGTCAACTGGCTTCACAGGATCCTTTACTGAATTTGTCGGTATTCCGTTATAAAATGTATTCCATGACGACAATTATTAATGTCGCCATTACGATCATCATGTATGCAGACCTGATTTTACTGCCGATGTATTTACAGGACGGGCGAGGTTTTTCTGCATTGGATGCAGGGTTGCTCTTGCTTCCCGGTGCGATTATTAATGCACTATTGTCACCGGTTACAGGAAAACTTTTTGATAAATACGGTGCGAAACCATTATTTATTTTCGGGTTACTGTTAACTGCGATTTCGATGTGGCTCGTCATTGACCTCTCTTCTACAACAACATATGTATATATTCTAGTACGTACTATTGTTTTGCGGATCGGGTTGGCGTTCATTACAATGCCTTTGAATACAGCTGCGCTTAATGCGATACCGAAAGAACTGGCATCACACGGGTCTGCTGTGAATAATACAATCCGTCAGCTTGCAGGGGCAATCGGAACAGCTGTTATCGTCACTGTGTATTCTTTGCATCTAACCGACTCTTCGGTACTGGCAAATGAAAGTTATGCAAGTGCGGCAAGCTCAACATATTTCTATATGTTCATATTAGCGATCATTGCCTTTATTATCGTACTTTTCGTTCCAAAGCATAAACGAAAAATACCAACTCAATAA
- a CDS encoding cation diffusion facilitator family transporter — translation MGEHHHHHHSHSTNKKVLFISFLIITGFMIVEAIGGVLTNSLALLSDAGHMLSDAVSLGIALMAIIFAQKVANASKTFGYKRIEILAATLNGLTLIVIALFIFYEAIGRFMNPPEVASTGMLIISSIGLAVNILVAWIMMRGADTKDNLNMRGAYLHVISDMIGSIGAIVAALLILFFDWGWADPLASVFVAALVLRSGYHLTKASLHILMEGTPQDVTVEEIIQTIEKYDEIKALHDLHIWTITSGLNALSCHVVVNDDLTIKESEQLLDKVEHDLLHQNIQHVTIQVETNTHQHERSVYCTAKQDISHQHHHHHHH, via the coding sequence ATGGGAGAGCACCATCATCACCATCATTCACATAGTACGAACAAGAAAGTCCTTTTCATATCCTTTTTAATTATTACCGGATTTATGATTGTCGAAGCGATTGGTGGGGTGCTGACGAACAGTCTTGCGCTGCTGTCTGATGCAGGGCATATGTTAAGTGACGCCGTGTCACTTGGAATTGCATTAATGGCTATTATTTTTGCGCAAAAAGTAGCAAATGCCAGTAAAACATTTGGCTACAAACGTATCGAAATTTTAGCGGCCACACTGAATGGCCTGACATTAATTGTCATCGCCCTGTTTATTTTTTACGAAGCCATTGGGCGATTTATGAATCCTCCTGAAGTTGCTTCAACCGGAATGCTCATCATCAGCAGTATCGGATTGGCGGTTAATATTTTAGTTGCGTGGATTATGATGCGTGGGGCAGATACGAAAGATAATTTAAATATGAGAGGCGCGTACTTACACGTAATCAGCGATATGATCGGTTCAATCGGTGCCATTGTTGCCGCTTTACTTATCCTGTTCTTTGATTGGGGATGGGCGGATCCATTAGCCAGCGTTTTTGTAGCTGCACTTGTGTTACGAAGCGGATATCATTTAACGAAAGCTTCATTGCATATCTTAATGGAAGGTACACCTCAGGATGTAACTGTCGAAGAAATTATTCAAACGATTGAAAAGTATGATGAAATAAAAGCGCTTCATGATCTGCATATCTGGACGATCACGAGCGGATTAAATGCCTTGTCTTGCCACGTTGTTGTAAATGACGACTTGACGATTAAAGAAAGCGAGCAACTTTTAGATAAAGTCGAACATGATTTACTTCATCAAAATATTCAGCATGTGACGATTCAGGTAGAGACAAATACGCATCAGCATGAACGTTCGGTTTATTGTACAGCAAAGCAGGATATAAGCCATCAGCATCACCACCACCATCATCATTAA
- a CDS encoding ArsR/SmtB family transcription factor yields the protein MTMEKRTQHELDEETLFVVSQTFKALSDPTRIRILNMLCCEEHSVNDIAEKLDLNQSAVSHQLRFLKNLRLVKFRREGTTLYYTSADDHVINLLHQAIDHAHH from the coding sequence ATGACAATGGAAAAAAGAACCCAACATGAATTGGATGAAGAAACATTGTTTGTCGTGTCGCAAACGTTCAAAGCGTTAAGCGATCCAACACGTATCCGTATTTTAAACATGTTATGCTGTGAAGAACATTCGGTAAATGACATTGCGGAAAAGCTTGATTTAAATCAGTCGGCGGTTTCCCACCAATTGCGTTTTTTGAAGAACTTGCGTTTAGTAAAGTTCAGGCGTGAAGGGACGACATTGTACTATACAAGCGCAGATGACCATGTTATCAACTTGCTTCATCAGGCAATTGATCATGCCCATCATTAA
- a CDS encoding NADPH-dependent FMN reductase — MKVVAIVGSIRKESYNLKIAKYIQGRYADQFNLEILDLAPLPMYNQDIEMEAPEAVRNFKAKVKEADAVLWITPEYNATIPGVLGNAIDWLSRVDKVMNGKPSIIMGSSMGMLGSVKAQMHLRDILFAIGLNSPVLPGNEVYIGAVHEKIDAQGQLTDEVTIAFLDGVIANFLEWMRQF, encoded by the coding sequence ATGAAAGTTGTGGCAATTGTAGGAAGTATCCGCAAAGAATCATACAATCTAAAAATCGCAAAATATATTCAGGGCCGTTATGCAGATCAATTCAACTTGGAAATTCTCGACCTTGCACCTCTACCAATGTACAACCAGGATATCGAAATGGAAGCTCCCGAAGCTGTACGTAATTTTAAGGCAAAAGTAAAAGAAGCAGATGCAGTTCTTTGGATAACACCTGAATACAACGCCACAATACCCGGTGTTTTGGGAAATGCAATTGACTGGCTAAGCCGTGTGGACAAGGTAATGAACGGCAAACCATCTATAATCATGGGGTCATCAATGGGAATGTTAGGTTCTGTCAAAGCTCAAATGCATTTACGCGATATTTTATTTGCAATCGGCTTAAATTCACCGGTTTTACCTGGTAATGAAGTGTATATTGGGGCCGTTCATGAAAAAATCGATGCGCAAGGACAGCTGACAGATGAAGTGACAATCGCATTTTTAGATGGCGTCATTGCAAACTTCCTGGAATGGATGAGACAGTTTTAA
- a CDS encoding succinate CoA transferase, whose product MGKDLSQFIRNEAFLNKVVSAEEAASWIEDGMNLGMSGFTLFGEPKEFPLALSKRGEQENFKVNLYTGASLGPTADQSMAEAGIINLRVPYQGNAIMRGKINNGEIFYIDQHLSHTAEEVRKGSLGKIDYAIIEAAAITEDGLVIPTGSVGNSPIFVEKAENVIIEINTTAPKAYEGLHDIYVQKSQGERREIPIYSTGDRIGEIGIKVDPAKVKGIVLSEQPDIPSPLFEPNEETQKIADNLLAFLANEVEVGNLPESLAPLQSGVGSVANAVLNGMQKSQFKDLEVFSEVLQDGVFDLIDAGIVKFAAGTAFSLSKKRVDSLAEDLEKYKDKIMFRPQEISNNPEVIRRLGVISFNTAIEVDIYGNVNSTHVNGTKIMNGIGGSGDFARNARITIFVTSSLAKNGAISTIVPFVSHIDHTEHDVDVIVTEQGYADLRGLPPVKRAEKLIEISHPKYKEQLRAYFEEAKEKVGGQTPHILEKAFSFHNNLKEHGTMLFEDDKIKH is encoded by the coding sequence ATGGGAAAAGATTTAAGTCAGTTCATCAGAAATGAAGCGTTTTTAAACAAAGTTGTTTCAGCAGAGGAAGCCGCGTCTTGGATTGAAGACGGCATGAATCTGGGTATGAGTGGTTTTACGCTTTTCGGAGAGCCAAAAGAATTTCCGCTTGCACTTTCTAAACGTGGAGAGCAAGAAAATTTCAAAGTAAATCTTTATACAGGTGCATCATTAGGGCCAACTGCTGACCAGTCAATGGCAGAAGCAGGAATCATCAACTTACGTGTGCCTTATCAAGGAAATGCGATTATGCGCGGTAAAATCAATAACGGAGAAATTTTCTATATTGATCAGCATTTATCACATACAGCAGAAGAAGTTCGTAAAGGGTCACTTGGTAAAATTGACTATGCGATCATTGAAGCTGCAGCGATTACAGAAGACGGTCTAGTCATTCCTACAGGTTCTGTAGGGAACTCACCGATCTTTGTAGAAAAGGCTGAAAATGTCATCATCGAAATTAATACAACTGCCCCGAAAGCATATGAAGGGCTTCATGATATTTATGTTCAGAAATCACAAGGTGAGCGAAGAGAAATTCCTATTTACAGTACAGGAGACCGAATTGGTGAAATCGGAATTAAAGTAGATCCTGCAAAAGTAAAAGGAATTGTTTTATCGGAGCAGCCGGATATTCCGTCACCATTATTCGAGCCAAACGAAGAAACACAGAAGATTGCCGATAATTTACTGGCATTTTTGGCAAATGAAGTGGAAGTGGGGAATTTACCTGAATCATTGGCACCGCTTCAATCAGGTGTTGGTTCGGTAGCGAATGCCGTATTAAACGGAATGCAAAAATCACAGTTTAAAGATCTTGAAGTATTCTCGGAAGTACTGCAGGATGGTGTGTTTGACCTGATTGATGCGGGTATCGTTAAATTCGCTGCAGGAACGGCCTTCTCACTTTCCAAAAAGCGCGTGGACTCACTAGCGGAAGACCTGGAAAAGTATAAAGATAAAATCATGTTCCGACCACAGGAAATTTCGAATAACCCGGAAGTCATTCGCCGCTTAGGTGTTATTTCGTTTAACACAGCGATTGAAGTAGACATTTACGGTAATGTCAATTCGACACATGTAAACGGCACAAAAATTATGAACGGTATCGGCGGTTCCGGGGACTTTGCCCGTAATGCGCGCATTACAATTTTCGTGACATCTTCATTAGCGAAAAACGGTGCTATTTCAACAATCGTTCCATTCGTTTCACATATCGACCATACAGAACACGATGTTGATGTAATTGTGACGGAGCAAGGCTATGCGGATCTTCGTGGTCTTCCACCAGTGAAGCGTGCAGAGAAATTGATTGAAATTTCTCACCCGAAATATAAAGAACAATTACGTGCTTATTTTGAAGAGGCAAAAGAGAAAGTTGGCGGCCAAACACCGCATATTCTTGAAAAAGCCTTCTCATTCCATAACAATCTAAAAGAGCATGGGACAATGTTATTTGAGGATGACAAAATCAAACACTAA